From the Halobacteriovorax sp. GB3 genome, the window GTAGTTAATTTGTAGTCGACGCTACTTTTTCACGCTTCCAAAAACAGAGTGTGATTACGGACCGTAGTCCACTTAAAGGAGAGTTTTATAATGAGTAGAAAGTTTAGATACAGAAGAACTTCAGAGATTAAGATGACAAATGAAGCAAGAGTTTTACGAAGACTTCGTTTGGATTCCGGTACGAAGATAAAAGAAGTGGCAAAAGAGATAGGGAAGTCGGAGGCGTATATCCGTCATATTGAGCATGGTAGGTTGGATGTTCCTGATAAAGAGACGATTAAGAAAATCTTATTAGTCTATGGAGCGACCTACCGGATTTACTCTGCAAAATGTAAAGTGGAGTGTTCCGAAGATGCATATACAGAGCTGAAAAACATTATTCACAAAATACCCGATGAAAAAGTTCCTTTAGTTTTGTCTCTTGTGAGAGGTGTTTTAAGCAGTTAGGAAGATGGAGGTGTGAAGAAATCTTAATTATAGTTGATCTGTATATATTCCGTTAAGTATAACATTCAAGTTAGGGGAGTATTATGAGGTTTAAATTTGCACAAGGTGCTGTGTGGAGACGTTGGGATTTACATATTCATAGTCCAGATAGTGTCCTTGCAAATCGTTTTGAAGGAAATGATTACAATGATAAGTGGGATAAATATTTAGAGTGTCTTGAGGCGATTAAAGACATTTCAGTCGTTGGTGTCACTGATTATTATAGTGTAAGTGGATACAAGAAAGTTAGACAGTTTAAGAGTGAAGGGCGCTTAAGCAATATTGATCTCTTTTTACCGAATGTAGAACTTAGGCTTGATCTAAGAACACAGAGTAATGGAACAGTAAACTTGCACATAATATTCAATCCTAAGATTGTTAACGAACTTGATAGACGCTTCTTCTCAGAGCTTAAATTCGAGTACTCTGATAAAATTTATAAATGTCTAAGGGATGATCTAATTCGTCTTGGGAGAGATTTCTCTAATAATCAAGAATTGCCAGAAAATGAGGCTCTTAAATGTGGAACTAATCAGTTTAAGGTTTCGCTAACTGAGTTGAAGCGATTATTGAAGACTGATAATGATTTAAGGTTAAACTCATTTATTATTGTTCCAAATAGTTCTACTGATGGTAACTCAGGAATTCAGGAAAGTGGTTTTGCAGCATACAGAGAAGAAATTTACAGACTTTCTGATG encodes:
- a CDS encoding helix-turn-helix domain-containing protein: MSRKFRYRRTSEIKMTNEARVLRRLRLDSGTKIKEVAKEIGKSEAYIRHIEHGRLDVPDKETIKKILLVYGATYRIYSAKCKVECSEDAYTELKNIIHKIPDEKVPLVLSLVRGVLSS